A stretch of the candidate division WOR-3 bacterium genome encodes the following:
- a CDS encoding four helix bundle protein — translation MKFKYEELEVWQLAIELIKAMYVLLEKFPTDEKYDLISQGKRAVVSIALNIAEGSGRHTDRDFSLFINRATTSLLEVDAVLKVGIELGYITPQDYSIIDPLIENEYFKLIAFDKSLRKGSSTR, via the coding sequence ATGAAGTTCAAATACGAAGAATTGGAGGTCTGGCAGTTAGCCATAGAACTGATAAAAGCTATGTATGTGCTGCTAGAGAAATTCCCGACAGACGAAAAATATGATTTAATCTCGCAGGGTAAGAGGGCTGTGGTGTCAATTGCCCTGAATATCGCTGAAGGTAGTGGACGGCACACTGATCGTGACTTCAGCCTCTTCATAAATAGGGCAACTACATCGTTGCTGGAGGTCGATGCAGTATTGAAGGTTGGAATTGAACTGGGATACATAACACCGCAGGATTATTCTATTATTGATCCGCTGATAGAGAACGAGTATTTCAAACTCATTGCCTTTGATAAGTCACTCAGGAAGGGCTCCAGTACAAGATGA
- a CDS encoding 4Fe-4S binding protein: protein MSSEGENNIHFVCTRDEGWQIVEKNKRYWLSNCGCREQRGRCKRSRMDICLDFQERNTGGGSNLHEVRKEEIERVFAEAKEKHLVVRPFRDDQDRTRVAGICFCCDDCCGYFLDPREKCDKGRYRETTDLDNCTHCSECVEVCYFGARSMVDGKLVVAADRCYGCGLCTDICPTGCIGMVVRSTVTNKIKKEV from the coding sequence GTGAGTTCCGAAGGTGAAAACAATATACACTTCGTGTGTACGCGTGACGAAGGTTGGCAGATCGTCGAGAAGAACAAAAGATACTGGTTATCGAACTGCGGCTGCCGGGAGCAGAGAGGGCGGTGCAAACGGTCCAGGATGGACATCTGCCTTGACTTCCAGGAACGTAATACAGGAGGGGGTTCAAATCTGCACGAGGTACGTAAGGAAGAGATAGAAAGAGTGTTTGCGGAAGCGAAAGAGAAGCATCTTGTGGTTAGGCCTTTCCGTGATGACCAAGACAGAACCCGGGTTGCGGGTATTTGTTTCTGCTGTGACGACTGCTGCGGATATTTCCTGGATCCGAGAGAGAAATGCGATAAGGGAAGATATAGAGAAACTACTGATTTAGATAATTGCACTCATTGCAGTGAATGTGTTGAAGTATGCTACTTCGGTGCACGTAGCATGGTTGATGGTAAATTGGTGGTTGCGGCGGACCGATGTTACGGTTGTGGTCTCTGTACCGACATTTGTCCGACAGGATGCATAGGGATGGTCGTCAGAAGTACGGTCACGAACAAAATAAAAAAGGAGGTTTGA
- a CDS encoding nitronate monooxygenase: MPLLKIGNFEAKIPIVQGGMSVGISLSGLASAVANEGGIGVIGTAGIGMLEPDYATNFREANIRALRKEIRKAKEMTSGIIGVNIMVALSDFDELLLVAVEEGVDLVFVGAGLLLRNPKTLPLARLREVATKIVPIVSSARAARITFESWARNCDHVPDAVVVEGPLAGGHLGFKKEQIDDSDYALEKILPDVISVIKPFERRYNKDIPVIAAGGIYTGADIYRFIQLGASGIQMATRFVATHECDAFIEFKKAYVVCKEEDIVIIDSPVGLPGRAIRNKFINDIFAGMKKPFKCPWKCLKTCDFKKVPYCIAHALTNAKKGKLKSGFAFAGSNAFRVDKIISVKELIATLLMEYKTAACI, translated from the coding sequence ATGCCACTGTTGAAAATAGGCAATTTTGAGGCCAAGATACCGATTGTTCAGGGCGGAATGAGTGTTGGTATCTCTTTGTCAGGATTAGCTTCGGCTGTGGCGAACGAGGGGGGCATAGGAGTTATTGGCACTGCTGGAATTGGTATGCTCGAACCTGACTATGCCACAAATTTCAGGGAAGCGAACATAAGAGCTTTGAGAAAAGAAATAAGAAAAGCAAAGGAAATGACAAGCGGGATTATTGGAGTCAATATAATGGTGGCGCTCTCAGATTTTGATGAACTCTTGCTGGTGGCAGTAGAAGAAGGTGTGGACCTGGTTTTCGTCGGTGCTGGGCTTTTGCTTAGGAACCCAAAAACATTGCCTCTGGCAAGGTTAAGAGAGGTTGCGACCAAGATTGTTCCTATAGTTTCTTCTGCAAGAGCTGCAAGAATCACATTTGAAAGCTGGGCGAGAAACTGCGATCATGTCCCCGATGCCGTGGTTGTTGAGGGCCCACTTGCAGGTGGACATCTCGGTTTCAAGAAAGAACAGATTGACGATTCTGATTATGCGCTGGAGAAGATACTCCCTGATGTTATTTCTGTAATAAAACCCTTTGAGCGGCGGTATAATAAAGATATCCCCGTAATCGCCGCCGGAGGCATATACACCGGGGCTGATATTTATAGATTTATACAGTTAGGAGCCAGTGGAATTCAAATGGCAACCAGATTTGTCGCGACTCATGAGTGTGATGCCTTCATAGAGTTCAAAAAGGCATACGTAGTATGCAAAGAGGAGGATATTGTCATAATAGACAGCCCCGTTGGATTACCGGGAAGAGCGATACGAAACAAATTTATAAATGATATATTCGCAGGTATGAAAAAACCCTTTAAGTGTCCATGGAAGTGTTTGAAAACTTGTGACTTCAAAAAAGTACCATACTGCATCGCTCACGCACTAACCAATGCCAAGAAAGGAAAACTTAAGAGTGGGTTTGCATTTGCAGGCTCTAATGCATTCAGAGTAGATAAGATAATTTCTGTCAAAGAATTAATTGCGACCTTGTTGATGGAATATAAAACGGCGGCGTGCATATAA
- a CDS encoding enoyl-CoA hydratase/isomerase family protein: protein MQEKKYETIRCEAKKNIANVVFNRPDVHNAFDDVMIRELAEVFDQLAMRSEVRAVVLTGEGKSFCAGADLNWMRRVKDYSYEDNLRESLELSDMLYKIYSCPKPTIARVNGAAIGGGTGLVAVCDIAVAARSAKFSFSEVKLGLIPACISPYVIKKCGEGKCREFFLTGERLSADKALSAGLVNAVAELEGLDVVIDQYLAQLISSGPEAIATCKELLRKVPQMSYDDLKRYTAEIIAQIRISEEGQEGMAAFLEKRKPEWTE, encoded by the coding sequence ATGCAAGAAAAAAAGTATGAAACGATACGCTGCGAGGCGAAGAAAAATATTGCGAATGTGGTATTTAATCGTCCGGATGTGCACAACGCCTTTGATGATGTAATGATCCGCGAGCTGGCCGAGGTGTTCGATCAGCTGGCAATGCGATCAGAGGTAAGGGCGGTCGTTCTGACCGGTGAGGGTAAGTCATTCTGCGCGGGTGCCGATTTAAATTGGATGCGCAGGGTCAAGGATTATTCGTATGAGGATAACCTGCGAGAATCACTGGAGTTATCTGACATGCTCTACAAGATCTATTCTTGCCCAAAACCGACGATTGCGCGAGTTAACGGCGCCGCGATTGGCGGCGGCACAGGTCTTGTTGCTGTATGCGATATTGCTGTAGCTGCTCGCAGCGCCAAGTTCAGTTTTAGCGAGGTTAAGCTTGGATTGATACCGGCTTGCATATCGCCTTACGTTATTAAGAAATGCGGTGAGGGTAAGTGCCGCGAATTTTTCCTAACAGGCGAGAGATTGTCTGCAGATAAGGCGTTATCGGCCGGATTGGTGAATGCCGTGGCCGAGCTCGAAGGGCTTGATGTTGTGATCGATCAATACCTGGCGCAGCTAATCTCCAGTGGACCTGAAGCAATAGCAACGTGCAAGGAACTTCTACGCAAGGTACCGCAGATGTCATACGATGATTTGAAGAGGTACACAGCCGAGATTATTGCCCAAATACGCATTTCTGAAGAGGGGCAGGAAGGCATGGCAGCATTTTTAGAGAAGCGCAAACCTGAATGGACAGAATGA
- the accC gene encoding acetyl-CoA carboxylase biotin carboxylase subunit — protein MFKKILIANRGEIAIRVARACRELGICPVGIFSSADEYSRHLRHMDEAYLVGDPPPQESYLNIQAIMAAAEEAGVDAIHPGYGFLAENPRFAEACEASGIVFIGPSSKALALVGDKVASRSTVKKVGVPIIPGMQIAEREMTSFKKIAEQVGYPVIVKASMGGGGKGMRIVRTEKELEASIEAGKREAKSAFGDETVYLEKYIERPRHIEFQILRDKHGNTLHLFERECSIQRRHQKIVEETPSTVLDAELRQRMGEAAKKVIEASEYTNAGTVEFLLDESRNFYFLEVNARVQVEHPITEMVTGVDLVRHQIMIAAGSKIDLKQSSVEQRGHAIEARIYAEDPENNFLPCPGKILFLNEPDGPGVRVDSGIYQGWDVPPYYDPILSKLIVWAENRDMAIKRMSNALNNYVILGIKTNLGYLKRIMGTAKFIAGDYHTHFIDDNASELRMADDNIQAAIAAASLIAMGRKEGEKALIQSGDIRRSTTPWQEIGDWEICKR, from the coding sequence ATGTTCAAAAAAATATTGATCGCAAATCGTGGTGAGATTGCTATAAGGGTAGCCAGGGCATGCAGAGAACTTGGCATTTGCCCGGTCGGAATATTTTCAAGTGCGGACGAGTATTCCAGACATCTGCGGCACATGGACGAAGCGTATCTCGTGGGTGATCCTCCTCCTCAGGAAAGTTATTTGAATATACAAGCAATCATGGCCGCAGCGGAAGAGGCAGGTGTTGATGCGATACACCCAGGGTATGGATTCCTTGCTGAGAACCCGAGATTTGCAGAGGCATGTGAGGCGAGTGGCATTGTATTCATAGGTCCTAGTTCGAAGGCGCTTGCTCTGGTCGGTGACAAAGTTGCGTCGCGGAGCACCGTTAAGAAGGTTGGTGTTCCCATCATACCGGGTATGCAGATTGCCGAAAGGGAGATGACTTCTTTCAAGAAAATTGCCGAGCAGGTTGGCTATCCGGTGATTGTTAAAGCCTCGATGGGCGGTGGCGGTAAAGGCATGCGTATTGTCCGCACCGAGAAGGAACTCGAGGCAAGTATCGAAGCAGGGAAGAGAGAGGCAAAGAGTGCCTTCGGTGACGAAACCGTCTATCTTGAAAAGTACATCGAAAGGCCGCGTCACATTGAATTTCAAATACTCAGGGACAAGCATGGAAACACGTTGCATTTGTTCGAGCGGGAATGTTCAATACAGAGGCGCCATCAGAAGATAGTGGAGGAGACTCCGTCGACTGTCCTCGATGCTGAGCTGCGTCAGCGCATGGGCGAAGCAGCCAAAAAGGTTATCGAGGCTTCAGAATATACCAACGCTGGTACCGTGGAATTTTTGCTTGATGAGAGCCGCAACTTCTATTTCCTCGAGGTCAATGCCCGAGTCCAGGTTGAACATCCGATTACTGAAATGGTCACGGGAGTTGATCTTGTCCGTCACCAGATAATGATTGCAGCGGGTTCTAAAATCGATCTTAAACAAAGCTCGGTCGAACAACGCGGTCATGCGATCGAAGCAAGGATCTACGCCGAAGACCCTGAGAATAACTTCTTGCCGTGTCCTGGGAAGATTCTTTTTTTGAATGAACCAGATGGACCCGGGGTGCGAGTTGATTCTGGTATATATCAGGGGTGGGACGTCCCGCCGTATTACGACCCAATACTGTCGAAGTTGATCGTCTGGGCAGAGAACCGCGACATGGCGATAAAGCGCATGTCCAATGCGCTGAATAATTATGTAATTCTGGGTATCAAGACAAATCTTGGTTATTTAAAACGTATCATGGGGACCGCAAAATTCATTGCGGGCGATTATCACACGCATTTCATCGATGATAATGCTTCTGAATTGCGCATGGCTGATGATAATATTCAGGCCGCTATTGCCGCAGCTTCACTGATAGCCATGGGCAGGAAAGAGGGAGAAAAAGCCCTTATTCAGAGTGGTGACATACGACGATCGACGACACCGTGGCAGGAGATCGGAGATTGGGAAATCTGCAAAAGATAA
- a CDS encoding 3-hydroxyacyl-CoA dehydrogenase family protein: protein MNLDERLQNVTIIGAAGKMGSGIGVLIAQEMARLKLIPENKNNVYRLNLVDMSEQALDGLRAYMKAQLVKAAEKSTVLLRDLYKDRKDLVENSDIVNAFVDDSTSVLNYSIDLGIAAKSHLVFEAIFENEKVKIKIYKKLNRMCGKDTLYLTNTSSIPIGYLDENAGLGGRLIGYHFYNPPVVQRLVEVITAKGTTEELRTAAGELGKRLRKKLVPANDISGFIGNGHFIRDGLYAIDEVDRLQAKFRYAGAIYAVNRITQDFLVRPMGIFQLIDYVGIDVFQCILKVMRTHLPDDTLRSRLIDRMVKYKVLGGQYADGSQKDGFLKYEKNRPVGIYDVRKKEYFSISEDWKKRIEKKLGPLPEGFVPWRGLLMDSNKDEKLKRHFEQVKKMDTPGGELASAFLRKTKEIAEGLVNRGVANSSDDVNAVLTNGFFWLYGPINEYI, encoded by the coding sequence ATGAACCTTGATGAGAGACTCCAGAATGTAACAATTATCGGTGCGGCCGGTAAGATGGGTAGTGGTATTGGTGTGCTTATTGCTCAGGAAATGGCCAGGCTGAAATTAATACCCGAAAACAAAAATAATGTCTACAGACTCAACTTAGTCGATATGAGTGAGCAGGCGCTTGATGGTCTCAGGGCGTATATGAAGGCCCAACTCGTGAAAGCGGCAGAAAAGTCGACTGTGCTGCTAAGGGATCTATATAAAGATAGAAAGGATCTGGTCGAGAACAGCGATATCGTAAATGCCTTTGTTGATGATTCTACAAGTGTCTTAAACTACAGTATCGATCTGGGTATTGCTGCGAAAAGTCATCTCGTATTCGAAGCGATATTTGAGAATGAAAAAGTGAAGATAAAGATCTACAAAAAGTTGAATAGAATGTGCGGCAAAGATACCCTCTATCTGACAAATACGTCGAGCATCCCAATCGGTTATCTAGATGAAAATGCGGGTCTTGGCGGCCGGCTCATTGGCTACCATTTCTACAATCCCCCGGTGGTTCAAAGACTGGTTGAAGTGATTACGGCCAAGGGCACGACTGAGGAGTTGAGAACTGCCGCGGGCGAACTCGGTAAGCGGTTGCGCAAGAAATTAGTGCCAGCAAATGATATATCAGGGTTTATCGGCAATGGACATTTCATTCGTGATGGTCTGTACGCAATTGATGAGGTCGACAGGCTGCAGGCAAAATTCCGTTATGCGGGTGCGATCTACGCCGTTAACAGGATAACACAGGATTTTCTTGTCAGACCAATGGGAATATTCCAGTTGATCGACTACGTTGGCATAGATGTCTTTCAGTGTATATTAAAGGTTATGCGCACCCACCTTCCTGATGATACATTGAGAAGTAGATTGATCGATAGGATGGTCAAGTATAAGGTTCTCGGTGGTCAGTATGCAGATGGTTCACAGAAAGATGGATTCCTGAAATACGAGAAGAACCGTCCCGTAGGTATTTATGACGTAAGAAAGAAGGAATATTTCTCTATTTCCGAAGATTGGAAAAAAAGAATAGAGAAGAAATTGGGGCCGCTGCCGGAGGGCTTTGTTCCATGGCGTGGCCTACTCATGGACAGCAACAAGGACGAGAAACTGAAGAGGCATTTTGAACAGGTGAAGAAAATGGATACGCCCGGTGGTGAACTTGCGTCTGCTTTTTTGAGAAAAACGAAGGAAATTGCAGAGGGTCTTGTTAACAGAGGCGTAGCTAATTCGAGCGATGATGTCAATGCTGTCCTCACGAACGGTTTCTTCTGGCTCTACGGACCGATAAATGAATACATTTAG
- a CDS encoding NAD(P)H-dependent oxidoreductase has product MHFLAIVASERRNGNSDLIGRLSVRYALKSGVDSGEVAYLKNFRLEQCRGCLKCLEKKQKCCIDDDLYRLLDIIQEADRLLVIAPVYVLGIPGKLKMLLDRYLAIAGYLSAQSVGPGASIGVAALPDWHQFQIPLTNLVLLALGRRIADSIVLYGAGPGEVLLNGSITELSVLVDNLINCQNGKYDSTVAQRCPVDYNCLFERIEGDRFRCPVCLTPARLTDNGYYFDADDLNCHRWTGQKLQEHFENWVLKTKPRFKSMLKDIIKKKREMGI; this is encoded by the coding sequence ATGCATTTCTTGGCAATAGTTGCCTCTGAAAGGCGTAACGGTAACAGCGATCTGATAGGTCGTCTTTCTGTGAGATACGCATTGAAATCCGGTGTAGATTCCGGTGAGGTAGCATATCTTAAGAATTTCAGGTTAGAACAGTGCCGCGGTTGCCTGAAGTGTCTTGAAAAGAAACAAAAATGCTGTATTGATGATGACCTTTACAGATTGCTCGATATCATCCAGGAGGCGGATAGGCTTCTGGTGATCGCACCGGTATATGTTCTTGGTATTCCGGGCAAGCTGAAGATGCTACTGGATCGATACCTGGCGATTGCTGGGTACCTGAGCGCGCAAAGTGTGGGGCCCGGAGCAAGCATTGGCGTCGCCGCGCTGCCTGATTGGCATCAATTCCAAATACCCCTCACGAATCTTGTGCTTCTCGCATTGGGCAGGCGTATCGCAGACAGTATTGTGCTCTACGGGGCAGGACCCGGCGAGGTTTTGCTCAATGGAAGTATCACAGAGCTTTCTGTGCTGGTTGACAATCTGATAAATTGTCAGAATGGAAAGTACGATTCGACCGTCGCACAGAGATGTCCGGTAGATTATAACTGTCTGTTTGAACGTATCGAGGGTGATCGATTTCGCTGCCCAGTCTGTCTCACTCCTGCCCGGTTGACTGACAATGGATATTACTTTGATGCCGACGATTTGAATTGTCATCGCTGGACAGGGCAGAAACTTCAAGAGCATTTTGAGAATTGGGTACTCAAAACAAAGCCCAGATTCAAATCCATGTTAAAGGACATAATAAAAAAGAAGAGAGAAATGGGGATTTGA
- a CDS encoding 3-ketoacyl-CoA thiolase, which translates to MSFFRKKVYACAGFYTVSLGSGRKEFHPKKPRPGIEHYIKEAGLGVIDQIKNPEHIDEGVIGNFIASRFCHQGNLGGFFPMVHPTFQYKPCMRVEGACDSGGLALVASVKTVLADIADVVMCLGVEVQNTVKAVYGADYLAAAGWYSGERKNGHAYFFPDQFSQRAGACFDKFGYDRIRPGMARWYVNAIENARKNPKAQEYHNANSDLYGTGMTSPSPKAFCEHINVFDCSKVSDGAAGLIFASEQGLEKIGISKRNVVEVVGYAQVQDNLTTPPTDLTKLGTCEMAAKRAYERAGIQPKELGVLEVHDCFTVAGLLAVEAAGLAGYGEGADFVKAGNTSLNGLIPTNTSGGLIGYGHPTGATGVRQAVDIVHQLSGKAGEYQVQVTSDRPYGMLSSMGGNDKTVVAMIFKKTD; encoded by the coding sequence ATGTCTTTTTTTAGAAAGAAAGTCTATGCTTGTGCTGGCTTCTATACAGTTTCATTGGGCTCTGGTAGAAAGGAGTTTCACCCCAAGAAGCCACGCCCCGGTATCGAACATTACATCAAAGAAGCTGGACTTGGAGTGATAGACCAAATAAAGAACCCCGAACATATTGATGAGGGTGTTATCGGTAACTTCATTGCATCGAGATTCTGTCACCAGGGCAACCTTGGCGGATTTTTTCCGATGGTGCATCCTACTTTTCAGTACAAACCGTGCATGCGCGTTGAAGGTGCATGCGATTCAGGAGGCTTGGCGCTCGTTGCCTCGGTAAAGACAGTGCTTGCGGACATTGCCGATGTGGTCATGTGCTTGGGCGTTGAGGTCCAGAACACTGTCAAAGCAGTGTACGGTGCTGATTATCTTGCCGCTGCGGGATGGTATTCTGGCGAACGTAAGAATGGGCACGCGTACTTCTTCCCCGACCAGTTTTCTCAGCGAGCCGGTGCGTGTTTTGACAAGTTCGGATACGATAGAATCCGCCCCGGTATGGCACGGTGGTACGTGAATGCGATCGAGAACGCGCGTAAGAATCCCAAGGCACAGGAATATCACAATGCGAACAGCGATCTCTACGGGACTGGTATGACATCACCGAGCCCCAAGGCTTTTTGTGAACACATCAATGTTTTTGATTGCTCGAAGGTTTCTGATGGTGCTGCTGGGCTGATTTTCGCATCCGAACAGGGATTGGAGAAAATCGGCATCAGTAAGAGGAATGTGGTCGAGGTCGTTGGTTACGCACAGGTGCAGGATAATCTGACCACACCACCAACTGATTTGACAAAATTGGGTACATGCGAGATGGCAGCCAAACGTGCATACGAGAGAGCGGGTATACAACCCAAGGAACTGGGTGTTTTGGAGGTGCATGATTGCTTCACTGTAGCCGGTCTACTCGCTGTCGAAGCAGCAGGTCTTGCTGGTTATGGTGAAGGCGCGGATTTTGTGAAGGCAGGCAATACCAGCCTTAATGGTTTAATCCCTACGAATACTTCTGGCGGGTTAATAGGCTATGGCCACCCGACCGGCGCAACTGGCGTCCGTCAGGCAGTTGATATCGTGCATCAACTTTCAGGCAAGGCGGGTGAATATCAGGTGCAGGTAACGTCAGACCGCCCATATGGAATGCTTTCGAGCATGGGTGGGAACGACAAGACCGTCGTCGCCATGATTTTCAAGAAGACGGATTGA
- a CDS encoding biotin/lipoyl-binding protein produces the protein MKYHLLYLKEKYDVDVRSGEDELVVTIGDQNYTVNDFIMRENSASFRMRDKTYRIFFARDNAKIYVSLGGEYFTLELSSRAKYGSEGGDQQGGNVITSSMPGLLVKLLVKVGEKVKSGDTLAIVEAMKMQSELRSHIDGEVKKINFKEGDQVDAFVPIVEIENSTMT, from the coding sequence ATGAAATATCACTTGCTGTATTTGAAAGAGAAATATGACGTTGATGTCCGCAGCGGGGAAGATGAATTGGTCGTAACAATAGGTGACCAAAATTACACGGTTAACGATTTCATCATGCGGGAAAACTCGGCCAGCTTTAGAATGAGAGACAAGACGTATAGAATATTTTTTGCGCGAGATAATGCGAAAATATACGTTTCACTCGGTGGTGAATACTTCACTCTGGAGTTAAGCAGCCGGGCAAAGTACGGCTCAGAAGGAGGAGACCAGCAAGGAGGTAATGTCATTACTTCTTCGATGCCGGGATTACTTGTCAAATTGCTGGTGAAGGTCGGAGAGAAGGTTAAATCGGGGGACACGCTCGCGATCGTTGAAGCCATGAAAATGCAGAGTGAACTCCGTTCACATATTGATGGCGAAGTGAAGAAAATCAACTTCAAAGAAGGCGATCAGGTGGACGCATTCGTACCGATTGTCGAAATTGAAAATTCGACAATGACATAA
- a CDS encoding biotin--[acetyl-CoA-carboxylase] ligase: MIVGSKFYRLNEINSTNDYIKEIMENAPEGTVVIADTQSSGRGSKGRSWYSPEGGLWMSVLLKHHQNCLISLIAGVAICESFSAYGIGAKIKWPNDVLLNGRKIAGILPEIVDENVILGVGINLNVRQFPDDLQEKASSIFIETKKHLDPQSFYHRLCKSLDAYYAILKKEEVDTLLSKWREYTLMHGRDVSIELPDRLVVGKVLDIDRQGALIIMRADYGIEHIIAGDCRLLN, from the coding sequence ATGATCGTTGGGAGCAAATTCTACAGATTGAACGAGATTAATTCTACGAACGATTATATAAAGGAGATAATGGAGAATGCTCCTGAAGGTACGGTAGTCATAGCTGATACCCAGAGCTCCGGTAGGGGAAGTAAGGGACGTTCATGGTATTCACCCGAGGGTGGTTTGTGGATGTCTGTTTTGCTGAAGCATCATCAGAACTGTTTGATTTCCCTCATTGCTGGCGTTGCGATCTGCGAGTCTTTTTCCGCATACGGAATCGGAGCCAAAATAAAATGGCCTAACGACGTATTGCTTAACGGCAGAAAGATTGCCGGTATCCTGCCTGAGATCGTTGACGAGAATGTTATTCTTGGTGTGGGCATCAATCTTAATGTCCGGCAGTTCCCTGACGATCTGCAAGAAAAGGCGAGTTCGATATTCATTGAAACGAAGAAGCATCTTGACCCGCAGAGTTTCTACCACCGATTGTGCAAGTCTCTCGACGCTTACTACGCTATTCTGAAGAAGGAAGAGGTCGATACGCTGCTATCAAAGTGGCGCGAATATACGTTGATGCACGGTCGTGACGTGAGTATTGAACTGCCGGACAGATTGGTTGTTGGCAAAGTCCTGGATATTGATCGGCAGGGCGCATTGATCATAATGCGTGCCGATTATGGCATCGAACATATCATCGCGGGTGACTGTAGGTTGTTGAATTGA
- a CDS encoding cupin domain-containing protein, with translation MAKINLKKIIKEIKEPWQPRDILHVHDTALRVAKIDGAYDWHVHLKEDEFFLVLKGKIYVDTEKGSTEVKENEGYLVKKGVRHRSRAKKPAWVLLIEPVLTRTKGDIG, from the coding sequence GTGGCGAAGATCAATCTGAAGAAAATTATCAAAGAGATCAAGGAACCCTGGCAACCCAGGGATATTCTGCACGTCCATGATACCGCACTACGGGTGGCAAAGATCGACGGCGCATATGATTGGCACGTGCATCTTAAAGAAGATGAATTCTTCTTAGTACTAAAGGGCAAGATATATGTTGATACTGAAAAAGGTTCGACCGAGGTTAAGGAAAATGAAGGGTATCTTGTGAAAAAAGGTGTAAGACATCGTTCGCGCGCAAAGAAACCAGCCTGGGTATTGCTGATTGAGCCAGTGCTTACTCGAACGAAAGGCGATATTGGTTAG
- a CDS encoding enoyl-CoA hydratase-related protein, whose translation MPFEFIIAEKKDRIGFVKINRPDVYNAVNVEAIVELEHAVQTFNCDKDVLVVIITGEGKAFVSGSDISRLAQMESIEAREYSQIGQRVLSFIENMEKPVIAAVNGFALGSGCELAMACDIRIASEKAKFGQPEVKLGLIPGHAGTQRLARLVGSAKAKELIFTGEMIDAQEALRIGLVNKVVAPEALLDEATNLAAKIMEVGPTAVRFAKTVINRGVDANLTTATSYETEAFSILFSTEEAKEGMKAFLEKRKPNWCK comes from the coding sequence ATGCCGTTCGAATTTATTATTGCTGAGAAGAAGGACAGAATAGGTTTTGTGAAAATAAACCGGCCTGATGTATACAATGCGGTCAACGTCGAAGCGATTGTCGAATTAGAGCATGCGGTGCAGACATTCAATTGCGATAAGGATGTTCTGGTTGTTATTATTACAGGAGAGGGCAAGGCCTTTGTTTCGGGATCTGATATTTCCCGACTTGCTCAGATGGAGTCGATTGAAGCTCGCGAGTACAGCCAGATTGGACAACGTGTGCTTTCTTTTATTGAGAACATGGAAAAACCTGTTATCGCAGCCGTGAATGGGTTTGCACTTGGTTCGGGGTGCGAACTTGCAATGGCGTGCGACATCAGGATTGCTTCAGAGAAGGCAAAATTCGGTCAACCCGAGGTAAAATTAGGATTGATCCCAGGTCATGCCGGCACTCAGCGGCTCGCGAGACTGGTTGGTTCCGCAAAGGCCAAAGAATTGATATTCACCGGAGAGATGATCGATGCCCAAGAAGCCCTCCGAATAGGTCTCGTGAATAAGGTTGTAGCACCCGAGGCACTGCTCGACGAAGCCACGAATTTGGCAGCAAAAATAATGGAGGTCGGACCGACCGCCGTGCGTTTTGCCAAAACGGTCATTAACCGGGGTGTTGATGCAAATTTGACGACAGCGACTTCATACGAGACCGAAGCGTTTAGTATTCTTTTCTCCACCGAAGAAGCAAAAGAAGGAATGAAAGCATTCCTGGAGAAACGAAAGCCTAATTGGTGTAAATGA